Proteins from one Mytilus galloprovincialis chromosome 11, xbMytGall1.hap1.1, whole genome shotgun sequence genomic window:
- the LOC143051551 gene encoding uncharacterized protein LOC143051551: MEKAINSELTIGKQIISFERLKELGEKIPLPITDNKELHLFLRYQHEIGNVIFFEDIPSYIILDPQWLANAFKCIVTAQQFQFELPHLQWDNFKKTGKMDPKLLEEIFKKQSADMRIHKEHILEVIEKFDIIIYPLLLTESGNVQREHSFYVPCMLQTLKIKDIDVLFNVPNASKSTCLCFVFSFLPPYLISNLIVSCLREYPLAVVKGEIGLFKDCCVFNIIRTGCAKFVLAKSSHMIQLQVWQWEEVDTKVNQAVLKFVEREINRIVNTRYKLKTVSFEKKWKCETTSFSFDTGFLEFDQVNDGENYYCEEHATVHKYKDYWSGEKSKAPVRLSSEEQNYVRMSKIVLEVLSGVLYDRLFLDTKTGEILDRKKLDITEMCKKYCALKINFPSKGFRKIEEVDEISTNETTIGDDIQRIRVIRNEMQHSSVFALDDTRYQTLITIVHDMLTRFDQRNNPAGESYVKRLDEIRKMELETRSFEEIKERMKAGLIEKMHEVFNSMVSDALNDIC, translated from the exons atggAAAAAGCCATCAACTCTGAACTTACGATcggaaaacaaataatttcttttgaaaGATTAAAAGAACTAGGTGAGAAAATACCACTTCCGATAACTGATAACAAGGAGCTTCATCTCTTTCTCAGGTATCAACATGAAATTGGTAACGTGATATTTTTTGAAGACATTCCGTCATACATCATACTTGATCCCCAATGGTTAGCAAATGCCTTTAAATGCATTGTTACAGCCCAGCAGTTTCAATTTGAATTACCACACTTACAATGGGACAACTTCAAGAAAACAGGAAAGATGGATCCTAAACTATTGGAAGAAATATTCAAGAAACAATCAGCAGACATGAGAATTCATAAAGAGCATATACTGGAAGTAATTGAAAAGTTTGACATTATCATCTATCCATTGCTACTGACGGAAAGTGGAAATGTGCAAAGGGAGCATAGTTTTTATGTTCCATGCATGcttcaaacattaaaaattaaggatattgatgtattgtttaaCGTTCCAAATGCTAGCAAATCTACATGTTTGtgttttgtctttagttttttacCGCCGTATCTAATCAGCAATCTGATTGTTTCTTGTCTACGAGAATATCCTCTAGCAGTGGTAAAGGGCGAGATAGGTCTCTTCAAGGATTGTTGTGTATTCAATATTATCAGAACTGGCTGTGCAAAATTTGTATTAGCTAAGAGTAGCCATATGATTCAGCTGCAAGTATGGCAATGGGAGGAAGTAGATACAAAGGTTAACCAAGCTGTTTTAAAATTTGTCGAAAGAGAAATCAACAGAATTGTCAACACGCGATACAAGTTGAAAACGGTATCTTTCGAGAAAAAATGGAAGTGTGAGACCACCAGTTTCTCCTTTGACACAGGATTCCTTGAATTTGATCAAGTAAATGATGGGGAAAATTATTATTGCGAAGAACATGCGACAGTTCATAAATATAAAGACTATTGGTCTGGTGAGAAATCAAAG GCTCCCGTTAGATTAAGTAGTGAGGAACAGAATTACGTCAGAATGTCAAAGATAGTTCTAGAGGTATTATCAGGCGTTTTATACGATCGCTTATTCTTAGATACAAAGACTGGAGAAATACTTGATCGTAAAAAGTTGGACATAACAGAAATGTGTAAGAAATATTGtgctttaaaaataaactttCCAAGTAAAGGCTTTAGGAAAATAGAAGAGGTTGACGAGATTTCTACCAATGAAACTACTATTGGTGACGACATTCAACGGATACGTGTGATCAGAAATGAAATGCAGCATTCTTCTGTCTTTGCATTAGATGACACACGATACCAAACACTAATCACTATAGTTCATGATATGCTAACTAGATTTGACCAGCGTAACAATCCAGCAGGTGAATCATATGTAAAACGATTAGACGAAATCAGGAAAATGGAATTAGAGACAAGGAGTTTTGAAGAGATAAAAGAACGTATGAAAGCAG gaTTGATAGAAAAGATGCATGAAGTTTTCAATAGTATGGTATCTGATGCTTTGAACgatatttgttaa